The Candidatus Hydrogenedentota bacterium DNA segment CCTGGACGCGGCTGCTGACGCCCTCGTTGCCGCCCTTGCCTTCGAGTTCGGGGGCGTCCGTGTAACCGACGAGCATGGCGAGGTGGGCGCCGCCGGAGCCTCCGATAGCGGCAATGCGGTTGGGGTCGACGTTGTTCTTCGCGGCGTTGGCGCGAATCCAGCGGATGGCGCATTTGCAGTCTTCGAGCGCGGCGGGGAACTTGGCCTCTCCGCTCAGCCGGTAGGAAATTGTGAAGGCCGCGTAGCCCGCTTCGGCCATCCGAATCGTGTAGTACCGGTAATCGGCGCGATCCCCCTTTTTCCAGCCTCCGCCATGAATGAAGACCAGCGCGGGAACAGGGCCCCTGGGATTTTGGGGAAGGTACATATCGAGCAGGAGAGGTTTGTCGCCGCCACGCCCGTATTCGATGTCTTTGGTTTCTATCACCGAATCGGGCGCGGGGATTCCGGGGTCGATGAGTTCTATCTTGCCCGAGGCCACCGCGGCAATGGCCTCTTTGGCGTACTTGAAGCCGGGCGGAACCGGGGGCGCGTCTTTGAAGAAATCAGATGGTGGTATGACCTTCTGGGCACAGGA contains these protein-coding regions:
- a CDS encoding alpha/beta hydrolase, with the protein product MRFRCCFMLLLSLAVLASCAQKVIPPSDFFKDAPPVPPGFKYAKEAIAAVASGKIELIDPGIPAPDSVIETKDIEYGRGGDKPLLLDMYLPQNPRGPVPALVFIHGGGWKKGDRADYRYYTIRMAEAGYAAFTISYRLSGEAKFPAALEDCKCAIRWIRANAAKNNVDPNRIAAIGGSGGAHLAMLVGYTDAPELEGKGGNEGVSSRVQAVVNCYGPCDLTTDRARTFSDVVTFLGKSYEEDPKLYELASPLYQVKPGAPPTLIIHGTIDELIPIEQPAQLCEKLNAVGTPCEFDPIPGWPHTMDMAKPINERFRYDMLKFFAQYMPPAPASSGTNAAQ